From Scytonema millei VB511283, the proteins below share one genomic window:
- the gloA gene encoding lactoylglutathione lyase produces MRLLHTMLRVGNLEASLKFYCELLGMKLLRQKDYPGGKFTLAFVGYGDEADHTVLELTYNWDTEKYNLGDAYGHIAIGVDDIYGTCEEIKARGGKVVREPGPMKHGSTVIAFVEDPDGYKVELIQLSSRESATPQKELVSQ; encoded by the coding sequence ATGCGATTACTACACACAATGCTTCGCGTCGGTAACTTGGAAGCATCTCTCAAGTTTTACTGCGAACTTTTGGGCATGAAGTTGCTGCGCCAGAAAGACTATCCAGGTGGTAAGTTTACCCTGGCTTTTGTAGGCTATGGTGATGAGGCAGACCACACCGTTCTCGAACTCACCTACAATTGGGACACGGAGAAATACAACTTAGGTGATGCTTACGGTCATATCGCGATCGGCGTTGATGACATTTACGGCACTTGTGAAGAAATTAAAGCCCGTGGCGGTAAAGTAGTACGAGAACCAGGACCAATGAAGCACGGTTCTACAGTTATCGCTTTTGTTGAAGACCCCGACGGCTACAAAGTAGAGTTGATCCAACTCAGTTCTAGAGAATCTGCTACTCCTCAGAAGGAGTTAGTGTCACAGTAG
- the eno gene encoding phosphopyruvate hydratase has product MIDTIDSAIDNIIAREILDSRGRPTVEAEVHLIGGVVGLAQVPSGASTGTFEAHELRDDDKSRYGGKGVLKAVENVNSAIAPQLSQMDVLNQEALDRAMIALDGSPNKAKLGANAILSVSLAAAKAGAELLGIPLYRYLGGPLANVLPVPLMNVINGGAHAANNIDFQEFMIVPVGASSFREALRWGAEVFAALSKVLDDKGLLTGVGDEGGFAPNLESNQVALEILMSAIAKAGYKPGEEVALALDVAASEFYKDGQYVYDGAAHAPTEFIEYLAKLVGEYPIVSIEDGLHEEDWQHWQLLTEKIGDRVQLVGDDLFVTNATRLQKGIETKAGNAILIKLNQIGSLTETLETIDLATRNGFRSIISHRSGETEDTTIADLAVATRAGQIKTGSLCRSERVAKYNRLLRIEDELGDRAVYAGTVKMGPK; this is encoded by the coding sequence ATGATCGATACAATAGACAGCGCTATAGACAACATTATTGCTAGAGAAATTCTCGATTCGCGGGGTCGCCCTACTGTTGAGGCGGAAGTACATTTAATTGGGGGAGTGGTGGGACTCGCCCAGGTTCCCAGTGGGGCTTCTACAGGTACTTTTGAGGCGCACGAACTTCGAGATGACGACAAGAGCCGTTATGGGGGTAAAGGTGTACTCAAGGCGGTGGAAAATGTCAATTCGGCGATCGCCCCACAACTATCTCAAATGGATGTCTTGAACCAAGAAGCCCTCGATCGAGCCATGATTGCTCTAGATGGCTCTCCAAATAAAGCCAAGTTGGGAGCAAATGCGATTTTATCCGTGTCTTTGGCGGCGGCGAAGGCAGGAGCGGAGTTACTTGGAATTCCTTTGTATCGCTATCTGGGGGGACCTTTAGCAAACGTGCTACCCGTACCGTTGATGAACGTGATCAATGGTGGCGCTCACGCAGCAAATAATATCGATTTTCAAGAATTTATGATCGTTCCGGTTGGTGCGTCTTCATTTCGAGAGGCGTTACGCTGGGGGGCGGAAGTTTTTGCCGCTTTGAGTAAGGTGCTGGACGATAAAGGATTGCTCACTGGTGTGGGCGATGAAGGCGGTTTTGCGCCCAATTTGGAGTCAAATCAGGTAGCTCTAGAAATACTGATGAGCGCGATCGCCAAAGCTGGATATAAACCTGGGGAGGAAGTCGCATTAGCCTTAGACGTGGCTGCCAGCGAGTTTTACAAAGACGGGCAGTATGTCTATGACGGCGCAGCTCATGCACCCACTGAGTTTATCGAGTATTTGGCTAAACTGGTCGGTGAATACCCAATTGTCTCAATTGAAGATGGGTTACATGAGGAAGATTGGCAGCACTGGCAGCTGTTAACTGAAAAAATTGGCGATCGCGTTCAACTTGTCGGCGACGATCTCTTTGTGACTAATGCCACCCGCCTCCAAAAAGGGATCGAAACCAAAGCAGGAAATGCCATCTTGATCAAGCTGAATCAAATTGGTTCGCTGACAGAAACTTTAGAAACCATCGATCTAGCTACCCGTAACGGTTTTCGCTCGATTATCAGCCATCGTTCGGGAGAAACAGAAGACACGACGATCGCTGACTTAGCTGTAGCAACACGCGCAGGTCAGATTAAAACTGGTTCTCTCTGTCGCAGCGAACGGGTAGCAAAATATAATCGCCTATTGCGCATTGAAGACGAGTTAGGCGATCGCGCTGTTTATGCTGGAACTGTGAAGATGGGACCGAAGTAG
- the argC gene encoding N-acetyl-gamma-glutamyl-phosphate reductase — translation MGKEGRVSVGIVGASGYGGVQLVRLLMDHPEVELVYLGGDSSAGKSFADIYPHLAHRVAQPIESVDSEAIAARCEVVFLSLPNGFACDLAPQLIDKGCKVLDLSADYRFSDLETYQIWYGKQRQDIAVATKAVYGLPELYRDRIAESQLIGCPGCYPTASLLALAPLLKQGLIVPETAIVDAKSGTSGGGRQAKTGLLLAEADNSFAAYGVARHRHTPEIEQVCSDLAGHQVLVQFTPHLVPMVRGILATVYATLRDPGLVREDLITIYRAFYRNCPWVTICDSGIYPQTKWACGSNLCYIGIETDPRTGRVIVLSAIDNLIKGQAGQAIQCLNLMMGWDESLGLPKLGFYP, via the coding sequence ATGGGTAAAGAAGGGCGCGTATCGGTAGGAATTGTTGGCGCGTCAGGCTATGGCGGGGTGCAATTGGTCAGGTTGTTAATGGATCATCCTGAAGTAGAACTCGTCTACTTGGGTGGCGATAGCAGTGCTGGCAAATCGTTTGCTGATATATATCCCCACTTAGCTCATCGGGTAGCGCAGCCAATCGAATCTGTCGATTCAGAAGCGATCGCAGCAAGGTGTGAGGTAGTTTTTCTCTCACTCCCCAATGGTTTTGCTTGCGATCTGGCTCCTCAGTTGATCGATAAAGGTTGTAAAGTTCTCGATTTATCTGCCGACTATAGATTTAGCGATTTAGAAACTTATCAAATCTGGTACGGCAAACAGCGGCAAGACATAGCTGTGGCAACAAAAGCAGTTTATGGCTTACCAGAACTGTATCGCGATCGCATTGCCGAAAGCCAACTGATCGGTTGTCCCGGCTGCTATCCCACCGCTAGCCTACTAGCACTTGCCCCCCTCCTAAAGCAAGGCTTGATCGTACCTGAAACTGCGATCGTCGATGCAAAATCTGGCACGTCTGGGGGTGGTAGACAGGCAAAAACTGGACTGTTGCTTGCAGAAGCAGATAACTCTTTTGCTGCTTATGGCGTTGCCCGTCACCGTCATACGCCAGAAATCGAGCAAGTTTGCAGCGATTTGGCTGGACATCAAGTGTTAGTCCAATTTACTCCTCACTTAGTGCCAATGGTACGCGGTATCCTAGCCACCGTCTACGCCACTCTGCGCGATCCCGGGTTAGTCAGAGAAGATTTAATTACCATCTACAGAGCTTTTTATCGCAATTGTCCTTGGGTAACAATTTGCGACAGCGGTATCTATCCCCAAACCAAGTGGGCGTGCGGCAGCAATCTCTGCTACATCGGCATCGAAACCGATCCCCGTACTGGCAGAGTCATCGTCTTGTCAGCGATCGATAACTTGATCAAGGGACAAGCCGGACAAGCAATTCAATGCCTCAACCTAATGATGGGCTGGGACGAGAGTTTAGGATTACCAAAATTAGGGTTTTATCCTTAA
- a CDS encoding response regulator: MNSFDLAPPKILVVDDHPASRMTAVAILSVEGYEVLEADSGSSALESVSQGQPDLILLDVMMPEMDGFEVCCQLKQDEQTRLIPVIFITALNDRQARIRGIEAGGDDFLSKPFDRLELAARVKSLVRQKRLNEDLDHASQVLFSIARAVESRDPNTGDHCERLVKLSDAFGGYLNLSRAQRRDLMWGSYLHDIGKVGIPDAVLLKTGKLTAKEWEVMRQHVLIGERICQPLRTMRGVIPIVLHHHERWDGSGYPYQLVGEQIPYLAQVFQIIDIYDALTSDRPYKRALSQAEALKVLVAETNRGWRNPELVQQFIDFINSTSVPANSLEGLGVRIEGLRARG; the protein is encoded by the coding sequence GTGAACAGCTTCGATCTAGCTCCGCCTAAAATCCTGGTAGTTGACGACCATCCAGCTAGTCGTATGACGGCTGTAGCTATTCTCTCAGTAGAGGGGTACGAAGTTTTAGAGGCAGATAGTGGCTCGTCAGCGCTAGAGTCCGTCAGTCAAGGTCAACCGGATCTCATCCTACTGGATGTCATGATGCCAGAAATGGATGGATTTGAAGTCTGTTGCCAACTGAAGCAGGACGAACAGACAAGGCTGATCCCAGTCATTTTTATCACAGCTTTAAACGATCGACAAGCTAGAATTCGTGGGATTGAAGCTGGGGGAGATGATTTTTTAAGTAAACCTTTCGATCGCCTGGAATTAGCTGCCCGCGTCAAATCTTTGGTACGTCAAAAGCGGTTGAATGAAGATTTAGATCATGCTTCGCAGGTGTTATTTTCCATTGCTAGGGCAGTGGAAAGCCGCGATCCTAATACTGGCGATCACTGCGAACGCTTGGTAAAGTTGAGCGATGCTTTCGGTGGCTATCTCAATCTGTCCCGCGCTCAGAGACGAGATTTGATGTGGGGTAGTTATTTACACGATATTGGTAAAGTTGGCATTCCCGACGCGGTGCTGCTGAAGACTGGAAAACTAACTGCCAAAGAGTGGGAAGTGATGCGACAGCACGTTTTGATTGGTGAAAGAATCTGTCAACCTTTGCGGACGATGCGGGGAGTGATTCCAATTGTTTTGCACCATCACGAGCGTTGGGATGGCTCTGGTTATCCCTATCAGCTGGTTGGAGAGCAGATTCCTTATCTCGCTCAAGTCTTTCAAATTATTGATATTTATGATGCTCTGACTAGCGATCGCCCATACAAACGCGCGCTGTCTCAGGCAGAAGCATTAAAAGTTTTGGTTGCAGAAACCAATCGAGGATGGCGCAATCCCGAACTCGTACAACAGTTTATCGACTTTATTAACTCAACTTCCGTTCCAGCAAACTCTTTGGAGGGACTGGGGGTTAGGATCGAGGGATTAAGGGCGAGAGGCTAG
- a CDS encoding ATP-dependent 6-phosphofructokinase produces MKRIGILTSGGDCAGLNAAIRAVVHRAVGTYGWEVFGIRQATLGLMAQPPQAIALEIDKVDGLLVAGGTILGTTNKGDPFAFPMPDGTIRDRSEDIIAGYHQLGLDAMIGIGGDGSMAILRRLAQQGNLNLVAIPKTIDNDVGVTELSIGFDTAVSIATEALDRLHFTAASHSRVMILEVMGRDAGHIAISAGIAGGADVILVPEIPYTVERICYTIKERQEQGKNYSLVVVSEAVRTETGVCVMSTDRLGQCRYGGIGQYLADEICTRIGAETRVTVLGHVQRGGTPSPLERVIASAFGVAAVDLIAEAQYDRMVTWQKRQVVSVPIPEAIAQYRAVNPHGTLVKTARGLGICLGDER; encoded by the coding sequence ATGAAACGAATTGGAATTTTAACTAGTGGTGGCGATTGTGCGGGTTTGAATGCCGCGATTCGTGCCGTGGTGCATCGCGCTGTCGGTACTTATGGCTGGGAGGTATTTGGAATTCGACAAGCCACTTTAGGATTAATGGCTCAACCGCCGCAAGCGATCGCCTTAGAAATTGACAAAGTTGATGGATTGCTCGTAGCTGGTGGGACAATTTTAGGAACGACCAATAAAGGCGATCCGTTTGCTTTTCCGATGCCAGACGGAACCATCCGCGATCGCTCGGAAGACATTATCGCAGGCTACCACCAATTAGGCTTGGATGCCATGATTGGCATTGGTGGCGACGGTAGTATGGCGATTTTACGTCGCCTTGCCCAACAAGGAAATCTCAACTTGGTGGCAATTCCCAAGACGATCGACAATGATGTCGGCGTAACCGAACTTTCAATCGGTTTTGATACTGCTGTCAGTATTGCCACTGAAGCTTTAGATCGGTTGCATTTTACAGCTGCCAGTCATTCCCGGGTGATGATTTTAGAAGTGATGGGACGCGATGCGGGACATATCGCCATCAGTGCGGGGATTGCTGGTGGTGCTGATGTGATTTTAGTTCCAGAAATTCCTTACACTGTCGAGCGCATCTGTTACACAATTAAAGAAAGACAAGAACAGGGGAAAAATTATTCTCTCGTCGTCGTATCGGAAGCGGTGCGGACGGAGACAGGCGTATGCGTCATGTCTACCGATCGCTTGGGACAATGTCGCTATGGTGGTATCGGTCAATATTTAGCTGATGAAATTTGTACTCGGATTGGGGCAGAAACGCGAGTCACAGTCTTAGGACACGTTCAACGAGGTGGTACGCCCTCACCACTAGAACGGGTAATTGCCTCTGCTTTTGGTGTTGCGGCTGTCGATCTAATTGCCGAAGCACAGTACGACCGGATGGTAACGTGGCAAAAACGGCAAGTTGTCAGCGTTCCCATTCCCGAAGCGATCGCCCAATACCGTGCAGTCAATCCTCACGGTACGCTGGTTAAAACTGCCCGTGGTTTGGGTATTTGTTTAGGTGATGAGCGTTGA